One Malaclemys terrapin pileata isolate rMalTer1 chromosome 21, rMalTer1.hap1, whole genome shotgun sequence DNA window includes the following coding sequences:
- the LOC128827347 gene encoding sialic acid-binding Ig-like lectin 16: MGRALLPQQDAGEGELPAQGPPGRAGGPALPAAKLRVLIFALLWRGYLSQQPGFTLTVPQSVSVQEGLCVLIPCTFTFPASLDTYNSRARLYRYWYKDPAIVDSEPPVASTDSSRRVSQETQGRFRLAGDLLSGDCSLQISNAQQMDAGRYFFRFEKGTLKYNYRSNSDGTDAMLTISVPGLTEEPEIQISPARGLPATLLAGEPVTVTCTAPGRCSGPPPRVTWTGPFSDTARDVSAPLANGTWAHSSVLSFTPSPGDHGKELICSTSYRPPWGPSTRRTIQLHVVYPPGPPNITGNLTRNGRPGLAPLGTEGDIFVSLETHEGDSLNLSCEAGSRPEATLSWARTNRSLIPGQGRDRHLELPNLSRGDAGEYQCWAKNSYGSASRALHVHVQTLERTLQITVSRANRSDPPLFQDPSTTVGNGSQLTAREGDSLRFLCSVASSPPAALGWVNGGRAIEGAHPTGENQLRLELPNVTAEDGGLYGCWAQNKESSAQGTFQLLVEYSPRPGTRLNSSCQHQGPSVNCSCSLRSHPPPRLQWQVDGEPLAGNGSWGALQVSSWAQGDEAVSTLSWTGSGDRGPRIFCLGSNPHGTYAALHFDFSPPQRGAEEPGKLLGVGVACGMGVAVVFFLLRLCVIKLWGQDLVPPSAGAGEMANGSQDEHTADDTSLIYINVNTIPIETPATHRTKGAQDRAATAQAPLDPGEPDELQYASINFSKLQRKGGEPLEDPDTEYSEVRLK, encoded by the exons AtgggcagagccctgctgccacagCAGGATGCCGGGGAAGGAGAGCTCCCGGCTCAGGGCCCGCCCGGGAGAGCAGGGGGTCCTGCTCTCCCTGCAGCCAAATTGAGGGTCCTGATCTTTGCCCTGCTCTGGAGGG GGTATCTGTCCCAGCAGCCCGGATTTACCCTGACAGTGCCGCAGTCGGTGTCTGTGCAGGAGGGTCTCTGTGTTCTCATCCCCTGCACCTTCACGTTCCCAGCCTCGCTGGACACCTACAATTCCCGGGCCCGGCTCTACAGATACTGGTACAAGGATCCAGCCATTGTGGACTCTGAGCCACCCGTGGCCAGCACTGACTCCAGCCGGAGGGTGTCGCAGGAGACCCAGGGCCGGTTCCGGCTGGCGGGGGATCTGCTAAGTGGCGACTGCTCCCTGCAAATCAGCAATGCCCAGCAGATGGATGCGGGGAGATATTTCTTTAGATTTGAGAAAGGAACATTGAAATACAATTACCGCTCCAATTCCGATGGCACTGACGCAATGCTCACAATCTCCGTGCCAG GGCTGACGGAGGAGCCAGAGATCCAGATCTCACCGGCGCGGGGGCTGCCAGCGACGctgctggctggggagccagTGACTGTGACCTGCACGGCCCCTGGGCGCTGCTCTGGGCCCCCTCCCCGAGTCACCTGGACGGGGCCGTTCAGCGACACAGCCCGGGACGTCTCAGCCCCGCTGGCGAATGGCACCTGGGCCCACAGCTCTGTGCTCAGCTTCACACCCAGCCCGGGGGACCACGGCAAAGAGCTCATCTGCAGCACCAGCTACAGGCCACCATGGGGACCTTCCACCCGCAGAACCATCCAGCTCCATGTTGTCT ACCCGCCCGGGCCCCCCAACATCACCGGGAACCTAACCAGGAACGGACGCCCCG GACTGGCCCCATTGGGAACTGAGGGCGACATTTTTGTGTCTCTGGAGACCCACGAGGGCGACTCCCTGAACCTGAGCTGTGAGGCTGGGAGCAGACCTGAGGCCACCCTGAGCTGGGCCAGGACGAACAGGTCCCTGATCCCTGGCCAGGGAAGGGACCGGCACTTGGAGCTGCCGAATCTCAGCAGAGGGGACGCTGGGGAGTATCAGTGCTGGGCAAAGAATTCCTATGGATCAGCCAGCCGGGCCCTGCATGTGCATGTGCAGA CTCTAGAGAGGACTCTGCAAATCACCGTCTCCAGAGCTAACAGGAGCGACCCCCCGCTATTCCAAG ATCCCAGCACCACAGTGGGGAACGGTTCACAGCTCACGGCCCGGGAGGGCGACTCCCTGCGGTTCCTCTGCTCTGTCGCCAGCAGCCCCCCCGCTGCGCTGGGCTGGGTGAACGGGGGCCGAGCGATTGAGGGTGCCCACCCCACGGGGGAGAATCAGCTGCGGCTGGAGCTGCCCAATGTGACGGCCGAGGACGGGGGGCTGTACGGGTGCTGGGCCCAGAACAAGGAAAGCTCTGCCCAGGGAACGTTCCAGCTTCTCGTTGAGT ACAGCCCCCGGCCGGGGACCAGGCTGAACTCGTCCTGCCAGCACCAGGGGCCCAGCGTCAACTGCAGCTGCTCCCTgcgctcccaccccccaccccggctccAGTGGCAGGTGGACggggagcccctggctgggaACGGCTCATGGGGAGCCCTGCAGGTCAGCTCGTGGGCCCAGGGGGACGAGGCCGTCAGCACCCTGAGCTGGACGGGGAGCGGGGACAGGGGCCCCCGGATCTTCTGCCTCGGCTCCAACCCCCACGGGACCTACGCCGCCCTGCACTTTGACTTCAGCCCCCCGCAGAGAG GTGCGGAGGAGCCTGGCAAGCTGCTGGGCGTCGGGGTGGCCTGTGGGATGGGGGTCGCCGTTGTCTTCTTTCTTCTCAGGCTCTGTGTGATCAA GCTGTGGGGCCAGGATCTGGTGCCCCCCAGCGCTGGGGCCGGGGAAATGGCTAACGGGAGCCAGGACGAGCACACAGCTGACGATACCAGCCTAATCTACATTAACGTCAACACCATCCCCATA GAGACTCCAGCCACCCACCGGACCAAAGGCGCCCAGGACAGGGCTGCCACAGCACAGGCCCCGCTAGACCCCGGGGAGCCAGACGAGCTGCAGTACGCTTCCATCAACTTCTCCAAGCTGCAGCGCAAAGGGGGGGAGCCTTTGGAGGACCCGGACACAGAATATTCTGAGGTCCGGCTGAAATAG